From Staphylococcus delphini, one genomic window encodes:
- a CDS encoding TetR/AcrR family transcriptional regulator, translated as MYTRKTELTKKHIQEALVRLLKEQEFERITINQIVENAEITRSTFYRYYEDKFELLAEIEDNILNKVRVERRRIEAHYASIDMLNIEVFKWIFVALEDDAETIHALLSYNGPVSFEMKLKRELTKRFADFKGLKKESKVRNALIKEYMYAILIQSLQYWSKHPNDIDEIAKTIRDVQLKGIRKAIHLD; from the coding sequence ATGTATACACGTAAGACTGAATTAACAAAGAAACATATTCAAGAAGCACTCGTCAGATTATTAAAAGAACAGGAATTTGAACGAATTACGATTAATCAAATTGTAGAGAATGCTGAAATTACGCGTAGTACGTTTTATCGTTATTATGAGGATAAGTTCGAATTATTAGCAGAAATTGAAGATAATATTTTGAATAAGGTGAGGGTAGAACGTCGTCGTATCGAAGCGCATTATGCATCTATAGATATGCTGAATATAGAAGTATTTAAGTGGATTTTCGTCGCTTTGGAGGACGATGCTGAAACGATTCATGCGTTATTGAGTTATAACGGACCTGTAAGTTTTGAAATGAAATTAAAGAGGGAATTGACGAAACGTTTTGCAGATTTTAAAGGATTAAAGAAAGAGTCAAAAGTGAGAAACGCGCTTATAAAAGAATATATGTATGCGATATTAATTCAGTCATTACAATATTGGTCGAAACACCCGAATGACATTGATGAAATTGCTAAAACGATTAGGGATGTTCAACTTAAAGGGATCAGAAAAGCCATTCATTTAGATTAA
- a CDS encoding LacI family DNA-binding transcriptional regulator, which produces MVSVKDVAKLANVSTATVSRVLSNTGKVKPKNQQRVLEAAKALGYHPNNIGRQLRKMETMTILVVVPDITNSFFSAILRNIENIAREHGYEVILGDTQNQQGDTYFSYLYEKKVDGMIVLTSYLDLENLEKVSAQYPLVLACEQIKEIDVPSVSINHIEASALMTRHLIEAGHTKVGHITGPLDGILGQYRLQGFREAMDSHGLTVRDDWVIEGDFSLESGYRIGKQLVEQAEMPTALFVANDEMAIGIMKELKKHGKRVPEDMAIVGFDNIILSEIVDPGLTTYAQPATEIGIRAMEKLLVLLKGEDLEERDTLLEGELLIRQST; this is translated from the coding sequence ATGGTAAGTGTAAAGGATGTCGCAAAGTTAGCAAATGTATCGACAGCAACAGTTTCACGGGTGCTCAGTAATACGGGGAAGGTCAAGCCGAAAAATCAACAACGTGTGTTAGAAGCCGCAAAAGCTCTCGGTTACCATCCGAATAATATCGGGAGACAACTGCGTAAAATGGAGACGATGACGATTCTTGTCGTTGTACCGGATATTACCAATTCATTTTTCTCAGCGATACTCAGAAACATTGAAAATATTGCACGAGAACACGGCTATGAAGTGATTCTCGGAGATACGCAAAATCAACAAGGCGATACATATTTTTCTTATTTGTATGAAAAGAAAGTCGATGGCATGATCGTGCTGACGTCCTATCTTGATCTTGAAAATTTAGAAAAAGTCAGTGCGCAATACCCCCTTGTGCTCGCTTGTGAACAAATTAAAGAAATCGATGTGCCTTCTGTCTCAATTAATCATATTGAAGCATCTGCATTGATGACACGTCATTTAATAGAAGCTGGACATACGAAAGTGGGACATATTACAGGCCCGTTGGATGGGATTTTAGGTCAATACCGCTTGCAAGGCTTTCGTGAAGCGATGGACAGCCATGGTTTAACGGTACGTGATGATTGGGTGATAGAAGGGGACTTTTCTTTAGAGTCGGGTTATCGCATTGGCAAGCAATTAGTTGAACAAGCTGAGATGCCGACTGCGTTATTTGTCGCAAATGATGAAATGGCAATTGGCATTATGAAAGAGTTGAAAAAGCATGGGAAACGTGTTCCTGAAGATATGGCGATCGTAGGATTTGATAACATTATTTTGTCAGAAATTGTCGACCCAGGTTTGACGACTTACGCACAACCTGCAACTGAAATCGGGATACGTGCGATGGAAAAGTTGTTAGTGCTATTAAAAGGAGAAGATTTGGAAGAACGCGATACGTTACTTGAAGGTGAGTTGTTAATACGCCAATCGACTTAA
- a CDS encoding MDR family MFS transporter, translating to MTTTHKDIHGKTYHPIIIMVIILFATFSGSLMQTSLGTALPTLMKDFDIDLSTAQQATTWFLLANGIVVPVSAYLATRISTKWLHIFAYSLLLIGLTLSAISPSHHDGWSIFLIGRIVTSLAVGIMLPVMQMLIMHMFPPHQRGLTMGLTGLAVGFAPALGPTFAGWILSGNHVILGFTLSDSWRNIFIVPIIFVVLALILSCFFMKDIIPNRKLKLDLYSLFLSSIGLGLFLWGFSNVSTEGWHSVEKVILPIVISLIAMTFFIIRQLKLETPFLDLRVFKSRGFTTTTIALVVLTMAMFGIEMMLPTFLQNVQGLTPFKSGLVLLPGAMMIGLISPISGALYNKIGIRRLAFIGFTILIAASIPFAFLNAHTPLLLVLTLYTVRMFGVAILMMPLTTNAMESLTVENSTHGSAVNNTVRQVAASVAVALLTSITQNIVNQQLPASHLKTTDPLAFAEQAQQASIDGFNAAFLTGLIFAIIGMLLVPFLKQQHSNKEEN from the coding sequence ATGACGACAACGCATAAAGATATACACGGCAAAACATACCATCCCATCATTATCATGGTGATTATTTTATTTGCTACATTTTCTGGAAGTTTAATGCAGACTTCTCTCGGAACTGCATTGCCGACTTTAATGAAAGACTTTGACATTGATTTAAGTACCGCACAACAAGCAACGACATGGTTTTTGCTCGCAAACGGGATTGTCGTCCCAGTCTCTGCCTATTTAGCAACACGCATTTCGACAAAATGGCTTCATATATTCGCATATAGTTTATTATTGATTGGTTTAACATTATCTGCTATTTCACCGTCTCATCACGATGGTTGGTCCATCTTTTTAATCGGGCGTATTGTGACTTCTTTAGCAGTAGGTATTATGCTCCCTGTGATGCAAATGTTAATTATGCACATGTTCCCACCCCATCAGCGTGGCTTAACGATGGGATTAACAGGGCTTGCGGTAGGATTCGCACCTGCACTTGGACCTACTTTTGCTGGTTGGATTTTAAGTGGTAACCATGTCATCTTAGGATTTACATTATCTGATTCTTGGCGCAATATTTTCATCGTCCCTATTATCTTTGTCGTACTCGCACTGATATTAAGCTGTTTTTTCATGAAAGACATTATACCGAACCGTAAATTAAAATTAGATCTATATTCACTCTTCTTATCAAGTATCGGTTTGGGTTTATTTTTATGGGGCTTTTCAAATGTCTCTACTGAGGGATGGCATAGTGTAGAAAAAGTCATTTTACCAATTGTCATCAGTTTGATTGCAATGACGTTCTTTATCATTCGACAGTTAAAATTAGAGACCCCATTTTTAGATTTACGTGTCTTTAAATCACGTGGTTTCACTACTACAACGATTGCACTGGTTGTCTTAACAATGGCAATGTTCGGCATCGAAATGATGTTGCCTACCTTTTTACAGAACGTTCAAGGTTTAACACCATTCAAATCAGGCTTAGTGTTATTGCCGGGTGCAATGATGATCGGACTCATTTCCCCCATTTCTGGTGCGCTATATAACAAAATCGGCATACGACGTTTAGCTTTTATTGGTTTTACTATTTTAATTGCTGCATCGATACCCTTCGCCTTTTTAAATGCACATACGCCGCTATTATTAGTATTAACATTGTATACCGTGCGCATGTTTGGTGTAGCGATTTTGATGATGCCACTAACAACGAATGCAATGGAAAGCTTAACAGTTGAAAATTCAACGCATGGTTCAGCAGTGAATAATACGGTCAGACAAGTCGCTGCTTCTGTTGCTGTTGCACTTTTAACATCAATTACACAAAATATCGTCAATCAACAGTTGCCTGCATCACATTTAAAAACAACGGATCCACTTGCATTTGCAGAACAAGCACAACAAGCGTCAATCGATGGCTTTAATGCTGCATTTTTAACGGGACTCATATTTGCCATCATCGGTATGTTACTTGTGCCTTTCCTCAAACAACAGCATTCGAATAAGGAGGAAAATTAA
- a CDS encoding DUF4811 domain-containing protein, with amino-acid sequence MIITILLTLLVFSSWVFISHRGTRLIVGTLTTVLLVAMMIGLAGHLKYHWGMEKETITSEKQPIATAGEPNSPKKILIANEIGENSNHYVMVFRDHEDDIQPKTHFKPDNNKDDNSEIFQHTAHYEQADVKQATQQTTTTVWTWQSDFYRMLFSFGETKPKLIHSSTKVIVPKDDWLVLNAEEVQRLKETQQSQQSEDTTRKIKQP; translated from the coding sequence ATGATTATCACGATTCTATTAACCTTACTCGTCTTTAGCAGCTGGGTCTTTATTTCACATCGAGGGACACGCCTTATTGTCGGTACCCTCACAACTGTTTTATTAGTCGCAATGATGATTGGTTTAGCTGGGCATTTAAAATATCACTGGGGAATGGAAAAAGAGACAATCACCTCAGAAAAACAACCGATTGCGACAGCTGGTGAACCAAATAGTCCTAAAAAAATACTCATCGCGAATGAAATCGGTGAAAATAGCAATCACTATGTTATGGTTTTCAGAGATCATGAAGATGACATACAGCCGAAAACACACTTCAAACCTGACAACAATAAAGATGATAACTCGGAAATCTTTCAACATACTGCCCATTATGAACAAGCTGATGTTAAACAAGCAACACAACAAACGACAACAACGGTGTGGACTTGGCAATCTGATTTCTATCGTATGTTGTTCAGCTTCGGCGAGACAAAACCGAAACTCATTCATTCCAGTACGAAAGTCATTGTCCCTAAAGATGATTGGTTAGTATTAAATGCTGAAGAAGTTCAAAGGCTAAAAGAAACACAACAATCGCAACAGTCAGAAGATACAACGCGTAAAATTAAACAACCTTAG
- a CDS encoding alpha/beta hydrolase, producing MDGEYLAHVDVDLREAAKSMPYQKLTRENLGGYRANVLSHAKTTIDPQLDVSIEDVEVPYEKETIHVIMFRPHQVLTDMPGYLYMHGGGMVSGGAQLDNSDNALLAHELGCVVVSVDYHLVPETIFPGQLEACYAVLKWLHEKAPTLHIDRAKLAIGGNSAGGTLAASLAQLALDRGEVNVIFQNLHIPMLDDRTVLDERSNTHVGQVGWNRDMNRFAWEMYLGHPVDGRIPEAYAVQARREKFEGLPATLITIGSLDLFVDEAMAYAQHLLRAGVSTELHVYPGLYHLGELVPGARVKDQILHDRLNAMRRAFEDK from the coding sequence ATGGATGGAGAATATCTGGCGCACGTCGATGTGGATTTACGAGAGGCCGCAAAATCTATGCCATATCAAAAATTAACGCGTGAGAATTTAGGGGGTTATCGCGCGAATGTGCTCAGTCATGCGAAAACGACCATTGACCCACAGCTTGACGTATCGATTGAAGATGTTGAGGTGCCGTATGAAAAGGAAACGATTCATGTGATTATGTTTCGACCTCATCAAGTGTTGACCGATATGCCAGGGTATTTGTATATGCACGGCGGTGGCATGGTGTCTGGCGGGGCACAGTTGGACAATAGCGATAATGCATTACTTGCGCATGAACTAGGGTGTGTCGTCGTGTCAGTCGATTATCATTTGGTACCTGAAACGATATTTCCCGGGCAATTAGAAGCGTGCTATGCGGTATTGAAATGGTTGCATGAGAAAGCACCCACGCTTCATATCGACCGGGCAAAATTAGCGATTGGAGGCAATAGTGCAGGCGGTACACTCGCTGCAAGTCTCGCACAATTGGCTTTAGACCGTGGCGAAGTGAACGTGATTTTCCAAAACTTGCACATTCCAATGCTAGATGATCGGACGGTATTAGACGAGCGTTCAAATACACATGTAGGTCAGGTCGGGTGGAATCGAGATATGAATCGTTTTGCATGGGAAATGTATCTCGGTCACCCTGTCGATGGGCGAATACCTGAAGCATATGCCGTGCAAGCGCGACGTGAAAAATTTGAAGGGCTTCCCGCAACTTTAATTACGATAGGCAGTTTAGATTTGTTTGTCGATGAAGCGATGGCCTATGCACAACACTTATTGCGCGCTGGTGTATCGACAGAGTTGCACGTTTATCCTGGACTTTATCATTTGGGCGAATTGGTCCCAGGTGCGCGCGTTAAAGATCAAATTTTACACGACAGACTTAATGCGATGCGCCGTGCTTTTGAAGATAAATAA
- a CDS encoding arylamine N-acetyltransferase family protein, which translates to MNFTDLENYIGIDQQEMEKHSFEALQKFIYHFMLNIPFEAIDVFNGDKITMDVEKNIDKFVNEQRGGLCYENNLVANAYLNARGFDTKLLSGYVKPPNKDWKDMDTHLTTLVTIDGKEYIADTGFGHFPSQPIPLDGTYVYDEDDIYRIIPAEDQDNAYYVQTIKNDGESTEWTDLLFFENVDRELGYFDARYDFTINHPKYAFKKMLMINKKTPQGHNTMSTNNVTITTEEGKEKMPVTADNYRELLKKYFGLDVRIPKLENEKRVQ; encoded by the coding sequence ATGAACTTTACAGATCTTGAAAACTATATCGGTATAGATCAACAAGAAATGGAAAAACACTCATTTGAAGCGCTACAAAAGTTCATTTATCATTTTATGTTGAACATTCCTTTCGAGGCGATAGATGTGTTCAATGGTGACAAAATTACGATGGATGTTGAAAAAAATATAGATAAGTTTGTCAATGAACAGCGCGGTGGGCTTTGCTATGAAAATAATCTTGTGGCGAATGCTTATTTGAACGCCCGTGGTTTTGATACGAAACTATTGTCAGGTTATGTGAAGCCGCCTAATAAAGATTGGAAAGATATGGATACGCATTTGACGACGCTTGTGACCATTGATGGCAAAGAATATATTGCGGATACAGGTTTCGGTCATTTTCCAAGTCAACCGATTCCGTTAGATGGGACGTATGTTTACGACGAAGATGATATTTATCGCATTATCCCAGCTGAAGATCAAGATAATGCATATTATGTGCAAACAATTAAAAATGATGGTGAAAGTACTGAGTGGACGGACTTGCTCTTTTTTGAAAATGTCGATCGAGAACTCGGTTATTTCGACGCGCGTTATGATTTTACGATTAACCATCCGAAATACGCCTTTAAAAAAATGTTGATGATTAATAAAAAAACACCACAGGGTCACAATACGATGTCCACAAATAATGTCACAATTACGACTGAAGAAGGTAAAGAAAAAATGCCAGTCACTGCAGACAATTATCGTGAGTTATTGAAAAAATATTTTGGTTTAGATGTCCGTATTCCGAAATTAGAAAATGAAAAACGTGTGCAATAA
- a CDS encoding aminoacyltransferase, with amino-acid sequence MYFTQLSVEAFDDFVTNHFSHYTQDAGHYQYRNKYKNDVHLVGVKNDQDEVIAACLLTEARALKFFKYFYTHRGPVLDYNNLELVQFFFEHLTQYLKQQRCLYVLVDPYVRNHIRDAKGNITQHFDHAPLFKTLDRLGYKHQGFPIGYSSMSQIRWLSVLDLKDKSEQQLLEEMDYQTRRNIKKTYEMNVQVKTLPIEETDRFFKLFQMAEEKHGFTFRDLPYFEEMQKMYAKNSMLKLAYIDLNDLLKKQTEKLNTLKATIAETQEALESHPNSKKNKTKLKQTEQQLQAQERKIEKTRQLIAEDGEILDLAAAIYIYNNHEVYYLSSGSNPKYNAYMGAYRLQWEMIQFAKQQGIDRYNFYGITGDFTKHAEDYGVQRFKEGFGAHVEEYVGDFIKPVMPMMYRLSQLLKR; translated from the coding sequence ATGTACTTTACGCAATTGAGTGTTGAAGCTTTTGACGACTTTGTAACAAACCACTTTTCGCATTATACGCAAGACGCAGGGCACTACCAGTATAGAAATAAATACAAAAACGATGTCCATTTAGTCGGTGTTAAAAACGATCAAGATGAAGTGATTGCGGCTTGTTTATTAACCGAAGCGCGCGCACTTAAATTTTTTAAATATTTTTATACACACCGCGGTCCAGTATTAGACTACAACAACCTCGAACTGGTCCAATTCTTTTTTGAGCACCTCACACAATACTTAAAACAACAACGCTGTCTTTATGTGTTAGTCGATCCATATGTGCGCAACCATATTCGTGACGCAAAAGGGAATATTACACAACATTTCGATCACGCACCACTTTTCAAAACGTTAGACCGCCTCGGATACAAACATCAAGGCTTTCCTATTGGTTATTCGAGCATGAGTCAAATTCGCTGGCTTTCCGTACTTGACCTAAAAGATAAGTCCGAACAACAACTTTTAGAAGAAATGGATTACCAAACACGACGTAATATTAAAAAGACATATGAAATGAATGTTCAAGTGAAAACTTTGCCCATTGAAGAAACAGATCGCTTTTTCAAACTTTTTCAAATGGCCGAAGAAAAACACGGCTTCACTTTTAGAGACTTGCCTTATTTTGAAGAAATGCAGAAAATGTATGCTAAAAATAGTATGCTCAAATTGGCTTATATTGATTTAAATGACCTTTTGAAGAAACAAACTGAGAAATTAAACACTTTAAAAGCGACAATTGCGGAAACTCAAGAAGCGTTAGAAAGTCATCCTAACTCTAAGAAAAACAAAACTAAGTTAAAACAAACGGAACAACAACTCCAAGCGCAGGAACGTAAAATTGAAAAAACACGTCAATTAATTGCTGAAGATGGTGAAATATTAGATTTGGCTGCGGCGATTTATATTTACAACAATCATGAAGTGTATTATTTATCGAGTGGATCGAATCCTAAGTATAATGCGTATATGGGTGCCTATCGATTGCAGTGGGAAATGATTCAGTTCGCCAAACAGCAAGGTATTGACCGTTATAATTTTTACGGTATTACCGGTGATTTTACGAAACATGCGGAAGACTATGGGGTGCAGCGTTTTAAAGAAGGTTTCGGTGCGCATGTAGAAGAATATGTCGGTGATTTTATCAAACCGGTGATGCCGATGATGTATCGCTTATCTCAATTGTTGAAACGATAG
- the cas6 gene encoding CRISPR-associated endoribonuclease Cas6: MNKITVNLNIPSTMRASYMGSVLHGALMDQFSDDLANILHHESAYSPLKQRIYFDDNQQLLWEIVSLSQQLTQELLELFGKEKKLYLKRYKAFIDFASFTVETIDITEMMNQFLNQQELSRFIKLRIHTPMSFKSNGTYTIFPDMNSFFRSIMMQFDTFFDAYQMYDYDTLQYLKNHIHIVDYRLKTMRFHLEKVKIPSFIGDITIKVNGPLPVLQLSHFLLYFGAFCGAGIKTSLGMGKYSIVESRVEQNSKNNKQS; the protein is encoded by the coding sequence ATGAATAAAATAACAGTTAATTTAAACATACCATCTACTATGCGTGCTTCTTATATGGGGAGTGTTCTCCATGGTGCCTTAATGGATCAGTTTTCTGATGATTTGGCCAACATATTACACCATGAATCTGCTTATAGTCCATTGAAACAGCGTATTTATTTCGATGATAATCAACAGCTTTTGTGGGAGATTGTAAGTTTATCTCAACAATTAACACAAGAATTGTTAGAACTATTTGGTAAAGAAAAAAAGTTGTACTTAAAGCGTTATAAGGCATTTATTGATTTTGCATCTTTTACAGTAGAAACAATAGATATAACAGAGATGATGAATCAGTTTTTAAACCAGCAAGAGCTGAGTCGTTTTATAAAACTTCGCATTCATACACCTATGTCATTTAAGTCAAATGGGACATACACGATTTTTCCTGATATGAATAGTTTTTTTAGAAGTATCATGATGCAGTTCGACACGTTCTTTGATGCATATCAAATGTATGATTATGATACATTACAATATTTGAAGAATCATATTCATATTGTTGACTATCGTTTAAAAACCATGAGATTTCATTTGGAAAAAGTTAAAATTCCATCATTTATCGGTGATATCACAATAAAAGTGAATGGCCCGCTTCCTGTGTTGCAATTGAGTCACTTCTTGCTATATTTTGGAGCATTTTGTGGTGCTGGCATTAAAACTAGTTTAGGAATGGGTAAATATAGTATTGTCGAATCTAGAGTTGAACAGAATAGTAAGAATAATAAACAGTCGTAG
- a CDS encoding DUF418 domain-containing protein: MMLPREVFSIFSLLFGIGFDIFFHNAKNKNANPFTLYVRRSVVLLLIGIVHQIFQPGEALLFYSIIGLFLLPLTFVNRRINLVIGLILLVIGALSGNQLTLVPALFVIGYVIGQYDIHRTIYQHKKALRITFVFSLIGFVISLALLHYFYIPPTFDLVKDQMDIKAYANSNNFYSDLTVYTAPFISLFYIVFFVTILESSIMKRILVPFKYYGQMVLTNYLLNTALILLVGQWMSVAIAMSGVVSLMIIVFQMLFSMLWLRFFRYGPLEYIWRLLTYLQFFGIRRQSNQSSSQ, from the coding sequence ATGATGTTGCCAAGAGAAGTTTTTTCCATTTTTTCATTATTATTTGGTATAGGATTTGATATCTTTTTCCATAACGCGAAAAACAAAAATGCCAACCCTTTTACGTTATATGTGAGACGTAGCGTGGTGTTACTGTTAATCGGTATCGTCCACCAAATTTTTCAACCCGGGGAAGCACTTTTATTTTATTCCATCATAGGTCTATTCCTACTCCCTCTTACGTTCGTGAATAGACGCATTAATTTAGTGATAGGGCTCATCTTACTCGTTATCGGTGCGCTCAGTGGCAACCAACTGACACTCGTTCCAGCATTATTTGTAATAGGTTACGTCATTGGACAATATGACATTCATCGAACGATTTATCAGCATAAGAAAGCATTGCGAATAACGTTTGTCTTTTCATTGATAGGCTTTGTTATCTCTTTAGCACTCTTACACTATTTCTACATCCCACCTACGTTTGATTTAGTAAAAGATCAAATGGACATCAAAGCTTATGCCAATAGCAATAATTTTTATTCTGACCTTACCGTCTATACAGCACCGTTCATTTCGCTATTCTATATTGTATTCTTCGTAACGATATTAGAAAGTTCTATAATGAAGCGCATTTTGGTTCCTTTTAAATATTATGGTCAAATGGTTTTAACGAACTATTTATTAAATACTGCATTAATTTTACTGGTCGGCCAATGGATGTCTGTAGCAATCGCAATGTCAGGTGTCGTATCATTAATGATTATTGTGTTCCAAATGCTGTTTTCTATGTTATGGCTACGATTCTTTAGATATGGCCCACTTGAATATATTTGGAGATTGTTAACGTATTTACAATTCTTCGGCATTAGAAGACAATCCAATCAGTCCTCTTCTCAATAA
- the csm6 gene encoding type III-A CRISPR-associated CARF protein Csm6: MKVLFSPIGNTDPWNHNYDGAMLHIVRHYKPEYVYLYFTESIWEGTERIPGRKSFDWESIVQSVSPTTKVKLIIENITHEHDFDSYKETFHDYIQQIRYSHDEPEILLNVTSGTPQMESTLCLEYITYPEQKLCIQVAAPDPSNNGMRHFANPSRQLEELAEVNQRELNAATRSRVINIISFRETMIRSQLKELIKHYDYEAAYHLINENPEFRNSKILKEELLALTKQIKTHTVFPEIIEKYTNKDLQKVLLHYLLLNMRYKRQDVAETLIRVKSIAEYILRYYIDQKWPGFIIDKKGKPYITHNTSKNSALVGKYKLYLLQQGKNFDAKYTVSLPAYIDIIAAIDQKSPFLNASQSIININDLRNSIAHQLEPLKLESKKNMEKIKKAVEAIPTMISHSFPDMRKEDFDFLEYKNEKLIGLL, translated from the coding sequence ATTATTTAGTCCCATTGGTAATACAGACCCATGGAATCATAACTATGATGGTGCTATGTTACATATTGTTAGACACTATAAACCTGAGTATGTTTACTTGTATTTTACTGAGAGTATTTGGGAAGGCACTGAACGTATACCTGGTAGAAAAAGTTTTGATTGGGAGTCGATTGTTCAATCTGTATCTCCTACAACAAAGGTTAAACTTATTATAGAAAATATTACGCATGAGCATGATTTTGATAGTTATAAGGAAACCTTCCATGATTATATTCAGCAAATTAGATATAGTCATGACGAACCTGAAATATTGCTTAATGTTACAAGCGGTACACCACAAATGGAGTCGACTTTGTGTTTAGAATACATTACATATCCAGAACAAAAGTTGTGTATTCAAGTTGCTGCCCCTGACCCGTCGAATAATGGGATGCGTCATTTTGCGAATCCTAGCCGTCAATTGGAAGAATTGGCGGAAGTTAATCAAAGAGAATTAAATGCAGCTACGAGATCTAGAGTGATCAACATTATCAGTTTTCGCGAGACAATGATACGTTCGCAATTGAAAGAGCTTATTAAACATTATGATTACGAGGCAGCATACCATCTTATTAATGAAAATCCGGAATTTAGAAACAGTAAGATATTAAAGGAAGAATTATTAGCGCTAACAAAACAAATTAAAACACATACTGTATTTCCTGAAATTATTGAAAAGTATACTAATAAAGATTTACAGAAAGTCTTATTACATTATTTGCTATTAAACATGAGATATAAGCGTCAGGATGTAGCAGAGACGCTCATTCGAGTGAAATCTATTGCTGAATATATTCTTCGTTATTATATCGACCAAAAATGGCCAGGTTTCATTATAGATAAAAAAGGTAAGCCATATATAACTCATAATACATCAAAGAATTCAGCGTTAGTTGGCAAATATAAATTGTATTTGCTACAGCAAGGTAAAAACTTTGATGCTAAATATACAGTGAGTCTACCGGCATATATTGATATCATAGCTGCAATTGACCAGAAGTCACCATTTTTGAATGCATCTCAATCCATCATAAATATTAATGATTTAAGAAACTCCATTGCGCACCAATTAGAACCACTTAAACTAGAAAGTAAGAAGAATATGGAAAAAATAAAAAAAGCAGTAGAAGCGATTCCTACCATGATATCGCATTCGTTTCCGGATATGAGAAAAGAAGATTTTGATTTTCTAGAATATAAAAATGAAAAACTAATAGGGTTATTATAA